The Brassica oleracea var. oleracea cultivar TO1000 unplaced genomic scaffold, BOL UnpScaffold22455, whole genome shotgun sequence nucleotide sequence CCAAGCCATTCTCtttgagcaaagagaagtcAAAGACAGCTACTTTGCCACCGTAGTTTATTAGAGCCAACCTCTTCCCAGGGGGAGGAGGTAGTTTAATCATACTCAACTCTTCAGACCTGATGTCGAAACTCACAAGAACACAAGTCTGTGAAGAATCAGTGAAAGCcag carries:
- the LOC106322401 gene encoding putative F-box protein At5g62660 → MKNVLYYLAFTDSSQTCVLVSFDIRSEELSMIKLPPPPGKRLALINYGGKVAVFDFSLLKEN